Proteins from one Streptosporangium becharense genomic window:
- a CDS encoding xanthine dehydrogenase family protein molybdopterin-binding subunit, whose product MNDHHPYIGARVLRREDARLLTGRACFVADVRLPGMAYAAVVRSPVAHGRVTRCGLEAARTARDVLDVIGPGDATSVRLPCVSPAPGQRESSYPVLEETVRYAGQPLAAVVARTAEAAHDAAALVRPDIDELPAVVGVERALRPGAPLLYPGWGTNLVTDFEVGDSGADCDAAIAGADHVVEMTFRLGRVTPGPVEPRGIVASWRDGELTVWASTQSPHQVRDHAADALGIAHHRVRVIGCDVGGAFGAKEHLYPDEVLACLAAVRLGRPVRWIETRVDHLAATLPARDAVHRGRLALDADGRFVALHCDILGDLGAHPSNVGISPIAVSATMAPGPYRFEKAGARVRAAVTTTTPTGSYRGFGQPEITWTRERLVDEAARLIALDPVELRLRNMIGPGELPCVTRTGQAYDSGDYPRALRAVHDLVRVRSRDDGRRRGVGFSCHVEITGMGPSAAMKAAGIRAGGFEAAVVRMEPDASVVVSAGVVGMGQGIGTALAQLAADRLGVPLERVEVVLGDTATTPYSSVGSIASRSLAVGGGALTRAAARLRERIVAIAAHQLEVAPQDLELSGDAVRVKGDPGAFRTLREIAVSAWRGWDLPEDVPPGLEERASYDPSGYTYAYGAHAAAVAVDPETGAVEVEGYWLVNDSGVLVNPVIVEGQLKGGVVQGVGMALTEELLYSPDGRPLAEYLPPTAREAPDVEVVLLRTPSPLTPGGMKGVGEAGTIGPPAAIGNAVAAALPEIAGRVVATPLTPQAVWSALNG is encoded by the coding sequence ATGAATGATCACCATCCGTACATCGGTGCCCGTGTCCTCCGCCGTGAGGACGCGCGGCTGTTGACCGGGCGGGCGTGCTTCGTCGCCGACGTGCGCCTGCCGGGCATGGCGTACGCGGCGGTCGTCCGCAGCCCGGTGGCGCACGGGCGGGTGACGCGCTGCGGACTCGAAGCCGCGCGGACGGCCCGTGACGTGCTGGACGTCATCGGACCGGGTGACGCGACCAGCGTCCGGCTGCCCTGCGTCTCTCCCGCACCGGGCCAGCGGGAGAGCTCGTACCCGGTGCTGGAGGAGACGGTCCGCTACGCCGGTCAGCCGCTCGCCGCCGTCGTGGCGCGCACCGCGGAGGCAGCCCACGACGCCGCGGCCCTGGTCAGGCCGGACATCGACGAGCTGCCCGCCGTCGTCGGGGTGGAGCGGGCGCTGCGTCCCGGCGCCCCGCTGCTGTATCCCGGCTGGGGGACCAACCTGGTCACCGACTTCGAGGTCGGCGACTCCGGCGCCGACTGCGACGCGGCGATCGCGGGCGCCGACCACGTGGTGGAGATGACCTTCCGGCTCGGCAGGGTCACGCCCGGTCCCGTCGAGCCGCGCGGGATCGTGGCCTCCTGGCGGGACGGCGAGCTGACCGTCTGGGCCTCGACCCAGTCGCCCCACCAGGTCCGCGACCACGCCGCCGACGCCCTCGGGATCGCCCATCACCGGGTGCGCGTCATCGGGTGCGACGTCGGGGGCGCGTTCGGCGCCAAGGAGCACCTGTACCCCGACGAGGTGCTCGCCTGCCTGGCGGCGGTCCGGCTGGGGCGCCCGGTCCGCTGGATCGAGACGCGCGTGGACCATCTCGCCGCGACCCTGCCCGCGCGCGACGCCGTGCACCGGGGCCGCCTGGCGCTCGACGCGGACGGCCGCTTCGTCGCGCTGCACTGCGACATCCTCGGCGATCTGGGCGCCCACCCGTCGAACGTCGGGATCTCGCCGATCGCGGTGTCGGCGACCATGGCGCCCGGGCCGTACCGCTTCGAGAAGGCGGGTGCGCGGGTGCGCGCCGCGGTCACCACGACCACCCCGACCGGTTCCTACCGGGGGTTCGGCCAGCCCGAGATCACCTGGACCCGCGAGCGGCTGGTCGACGAGGCGGCCAGGCTCATCGCGCTGGACCCGGTGGAGCTGCGGCTGCGCAACATGATCGGCCCGGGTGAGCTGCCCTGCGTCACCCGGACCGGGCAGGCGTACGACTCGGGTGACTACCCCCGGGCCCTGCGCGCGGTGCACGACCTGGTACGCGTCCGGTCGCGGGACGACGGGCGCAGGCGCGGCGTCGGGTTCTCCTGCCACGTGGAGATCACCGGTATGGGTCCGTCGGCGGCGATGAAGGCGGCCGGCATCCGGGCCGGGGGCTTCGAGGCCGCGGTCGTGCGCATGGAACCCGACGCCTCGGTGGTCGTCTCCGCCGGGGTGGTCGGCATGGGACAGGGCATCGGGACGGCGCTCGCCCAGCTCGCCGCGGACCGGCTGGGCGTGCCCCTGGAACGGGTCGAGGTGGTCCTCGGTGACACCGCGACCACGCCGTACTCCTCGGTCGGCTCCATCGCCAGCCGCTCCCTCGCGGTGGGCGGCGGTGCCCTGACCCGGGCGGCGGCCCGCCTGCGGGAGAGGATCGTCGCCATCGCCGCCCACCAGCTGGAGGTGGCCCCTCAGGACCTGGAGCTCAGCGGGGACGCGGTGCGGGTCAAGGGTGACCCGGGGGCCTTCCGGACCCTGCGCGAGATCGCCGTCTCCGCCTGGCGAGGCTGGGACCTGCCCGAGGACGTGCCGCCCGGCCTGGAGGAACGGGCCTCCTACGACCCCTCCGGTTACACCTACGCCTACGGAGCGCACGCCGCCGCCGTGGCCGTCGACCCGGAGACCGGGGCGGTGGAGGTCGAGGGTTACTGGCTGGTCAACGACTCGGGGGTGCTGGTCAACCCGGTCATCGTCGAGGGGCAGCTGAAGGGCGGGGTCGTCCAGGGTGTCGGCATGGCGCTGACGGAGGAACTCCTCTACTCCCCGGACGGGCGGCCGCTCGCCGAATATCTCCCGCCGACGGCGCGGGAGGCCCCCGACGTCGAGGTCGTCCTGCTCCGGACGCCCTCGCCGCTGACGCCCGGCGGGATGAAAGGCGTCGGCGAGGCGGGCACCATCGGCCCGCCCGCGGCCATCGGCAACGCGGTCGCCGCGGCCCTGCCGGAGATCGCCGGCCGCGTCGTGGCGACTCCGCTGACCCCGCAGGCCGTCTGGTCCGCCCTGAACGGCTGA
- a CDS encoding phosphodiester glycosidase family protein — translation MSPRQHLRVTATAVLSLTLALGSTGAALAEPPPGTPAPRASASPEPAPGALVEDAPRASSSTDLSTLLVAPAARHLETAKKTRPVAPGVTLTSFDRYDSAGWLRADAISADLGGGARAGYLYSGEVTKDEPLSGPARRARAVAAVNGDFFDINNSGAAQGVGVHDGRLVQSPVAGHHNAVAVTADGVGRVVQMHFEGTATPAGGAPITLSQFNQLVQAGGIGLFTPLWGSYTRARAVEGATSVTEVELRDGTVTEVRTSAGSGPIPAGTTILLGRDAGAAALAGLKAGDRVDVAYRPRASDGSQAATAVGGNVVLVKNGVAQTPADPAAHPRTAVGFSADGRRMFLLTVDGRQADSRGVTLTELGAMMAELGAHDALNLDGGGSSTMLAREPGSADVQVENSPSDGGERHVPNGLALYAPEGSGRLKGFWVETAADPAKAPGVGPVAGGRPDRVFPGLTRRLTAAGYDETYGPAAGTPSWRTSRAVHGRIDRDGTFRALVPGQTTVTASRGGARGEIGLTVLQPLTRIGATADRVGLAGEGATGTFGVVGYDRNGNSAPIEPADTRLDYDRDLLDVVATEHGFFSVKAKKATGSGLVTVRAGKTETAVPVTVGFEDRPVAGFEDAASWTFAAARATGSLTAAPGRTGGGLRLSYDFTQSTATRAAYANPPQQITVPGQPQAFGLWIHASGRGEWPSLEFYDAQGQSQILRGPHLTWTGWKFVEFTVPPGVNHPLKLRRFYVAETRADQKYNGEIVIDGLVAKVSPSVTAPPAARLADPVVRSGADVAKTPWRFAVMSDAQFVARAPGSDIVAGTRRTLREIKAARPDFLLINGDLVDEASPEDFALAKKILDEELGGELPVHYVPGNHEVMGGAIDNFRAAFGDTYRSFDHRGTRFVTLDTSRLNLRGGGFDQVALLRERLDAAAKDPSIGSVVVLFHVPPRDPTPGKGSQLGDRKEAALVEGWLADFQRDTGKGAAYIGAHVGTFHASRVDAVPYFVNGNTGKNPATAADDGGFTGWSLWGVDPVSEREAEKVRRNWFADAPDWIGAQVRPHVDGLTLTAPATVKIGTPGRVTASLTQGSRTVPVAHPVSADWSGSPNLHIGSRAGAKRRHVAVLDPVTGTLTALRPGQVVVSVTVNGVTRQSTVTLSAGESGGTGEERSADGAA, via the coding sequence GTGTCACCACGTCAGCATCTGCGTGTCACGGCCACGGCCGTGCTCTCCCTAACGCTCGCGCTCGGCTCCACCGGGGCCGCGCTCGCCGAACCGCCGCCCGGAACACCCGCGCCGCGTGCTTCCGCCTCCCCCGAGCCCGCGCCGGGTGCGCTCGTGGAGGACGCGCCGCGGGCGTCGTCCTCCACGGACCTCTCCACCCTGCTCGTCGCCCCCGCCGCACGGCACCTGGAGACGGCGAAGAAGACCCGGCCCGTCGCGCCGGGCGTCACACTCACCTCCTTCGACCGCTACGACAGCGCGGGCTGGCTGCGCGCCGACGCGATCTCCGCCGACCTCGGCGGAGGCGCGCGGGCCGGTTACCTCTACTCCGGTGAGGTGACCAAGGACGAGCCGCTCTCCGGGCCCGCCCGGCGGGCCAGGGCCGTAGCCGCGGTCAACGGCGACTTCTTCGACATCAACAACTCCGGCGCGGCCCAGGGCGTCGGCGTCCACGACGGCCGGCTCGTGCAGAGCCCCGTCGCGGGTCACCACAACGCCGTCGCGGTCACCGCCGACGGGGTCGGACGCGTCGTCCAGATGCACTTCGAGGGCACCGCCACCCCCGCGGGCGGTGCCCCGATCACGCTGTCCCAGTTCAACCAGCTCGTCCAGGCGGGCGGGATCGGGCTGTTCACCCCCCTCTGGGGGTCCTACACCCGGGCCCGCGCGGTCGAAGGCGCCACCTCGGTCACCGAGGTCGAGCTGCGGGACGGCACCGTCACCGAGGTGCGGACCTCGGCCGGAAGCGGCCCCATCCCGGCGGGCACCACGATCCTGCTCGGTCGTGACGCCGGGGCCGCGGCGCTCGCCGGGCTCAAGGCGGGCGACCGCGTCGACGTGGCCTACCGGCCCAGGGCCTCCGACGGCTCCCAGGCCGCGACGGCCGTCGGCGGCAACGTGGTCCTCGTCAAGAACGGCGTCGCGCAGACCCCGGCCGACCCCGCCGCCCACCCGCGCACCGCGGTGGGCTTCTCCGCCGACGGCCGCAGGATGTTCCTGCTGACCGTGGACGGGCGCCAGGCCGACAGCCGGGGCGTCACCCTCACCGAGCTGGGTGCGATGATGGCCGAGCTCGGCGCGCACGACGCGCTGAACCTCGACGGCGGCGGCTCGTCCACCATGCTCGCCCGCGAGCCGGGCTCCGCCGACGTGCAGGTGGAGAACAGCCCCTCTGACGGCGGTGAGCGGCACGTCCCCAACGGCCTCGCCCTCTACGCCCCCGAGGGGAGCGGCCGGTTGAAGGGCTTCTGGGTGGAGACGGCCGCCGACCCGGCGAAGGCCCCCGGCGTCGGCCCGGTCGCCGGTGGTCGCCCCGACCGGGTGTTCCCCGGCCTCACCCGCAGGCTCACCGCGGCCGGCTACGACGAGACCTACGGGCCCGCCGCCGGGACCCCGTCATGGCGGACGAGCCGGGCGGTGCACGGACGGATCGACCGGGACGGCACCTTCCGCGCGCTCGTACCCGGCCAGACCACCGTCACCGCCTCACGCGGCGGCGCCAGGGGCGAGATCGGCCTCACCGTCCTGCAGCCCCTGACCCGGATCGGCGCCACCGCCGATCGGGTGGGCCTCGCGGGCGAGGGAGCCACCGGCACCTTCGGCGTGGTCGGCTACGACCGCAACGGCAACTCCGCGCCGATCGAGCCGGCCGACACGCGCCTCGACTACGACCGGGACCTGCTCGACGTCGTCGCCACCGAGCACGGCTTCTTCTCGGTGAAGGCCAAGAAGGCGACCGGATCCGGCCTGGTGACCGTACGGGCCGGGAAGACCGAGACCGCGGTGCCGGTGACCGTCGGGTTCGAGGACAGGCCGGTCGCCGGCTTCGAGGACGCGGCGTCGTGGACGTTCGCCGCGGCCCGCGCCACCGGCTCGCTGACCGCGGCCCCCGGCCGGACGGGCGGCGGGCTCCGGCTGTCCTACGACTTCACCCAGTCGACGGCGACGCGCGCGGCCTACGCGAACCCGCCCCAGCAGATCACCGTGCCCGGCCAGCCCCAGGCGTTCGGCCTGTGGATCCACGCGTCGGGCCGGGGCGAGTGGCCGAGCCTGGAGTTCTACGACGCCCAGGGACAGTCACAGATCCTGCGCGGCCCGCACCTCACCTGGACCGGCTGGAAGTTCGTGGAGTTCACGGTGCCGCCGGGGGTGAACCACCCGCTGAAGCTGCGGCGCTTCTACGTCGCGGAGACCAGGGCCGACCAGAAGTACAACGGTGAGATCGTCATCGACGGGCTCGTCGCGAAGGTGTCGCCGTCGGTGACCGCACCCCCGGCGGCCAGGCTCGCCGACCCGGTGGTCCGCTCCGGGGCGGACGTCGCGAAGACGCCGTGGCGGTTCGCGGTCATGTCCGACGCCCAGTTCGTCGCGCGAGCCCCCGGCAGCGACATCGTCGCCGGCACCCGCCGCACCCTGCGGGAGATCAAGGCGGCCCGGCCGGACTTCCTGCTCATCAACGGCGACCTCGTCGACGAGGCGTCACCGGAGGACTTCGCGCTGGCGAAGAAGATCCTCGACGAGGAACTCGGCGGTGAGCTGCCCGTCCACTACGTGCCGGGCAACCACGAGGTCATGGGCGGCGCCATCGACAACTTCCGGGCGGCCTTCGGCGACACCTACCGCTCCTTCGACCACAGGGGGACCCGTTTCGTCACCCTCGACACCTCACGTCTGAACCTGCGGGGCGGCGGGTTCGACCAGGTGGCGCTGCTCCGGGAGCGGCTGGACGCCGCGGCGAAGGACCCGTCGATCGGTTCGGTCGTCGTGCTGTTCCACGTGCCGCCCCGCGACCCGACGCCCGGCAAGGGCAGCCAGCTCGGCGACCGGAAGGAGGCCGCCCTCGTCGAGGGATGGCTGGCCGACTTCCAACGCGACACCGGCAAGGGAGCCGCCTACATCGGTGCCCACGTCGGCACCTTCCACGCCTCGCGGGTCGACGCGGTGCCGTACTTCGTCAACGGCAACACGGGCAAGAACCCGGCCACCGCCGCCGACGACGGCGGGTTCACCGGCTGGTCGCTGTGGGGCGTCGACCCGGTGAGCGAGCGGGAGGCCGAGAAGGTGCGCCGCAACTGGTTCGCGGACGCGCCGGACTGGATCGGCGCGCAGGTCCGCCCGCACGTCGACGGGCTGACCCTCACCGCGCCCGCCACCGTGAAGATCGGCACGCCCGGCCGCGTGACGGCCTCCCTGACGCAGGGGAGCCGCACGGTGCCGGTCGCCCACCCGGTCTCCGCCGACTGGTCGGGATCACCCAACCTGCACATCGGTTCCCGCGCCGGGGCGAAGAGGCGTCACGTCGCCGTCCTGGACCCGGTCACCGGAACGCTCACCGCGCTGCGTCCCGGCCAGGTCGTCGTCTCGGTCACGGTGAACGGGGTCACCCGGCAGTCGACGGTGACGCTGTCGGCCGGGGAGTCCGGCGGGACGGGGGAGGAGCGTAGCGCCGACGGCGCCGCCTGA
- a CDS encoding NAD(P)H-binding protein: MILIIGATGNVGRHIVPLLHTAGVPVRAMVRDPGAARLPEGVEVVRGDLERPETVEAALAGVESVFLLWPGFAAERAAPIVELVAEHARRIVYLSAMSAASMFHGEIERLVEESGLEWTFLRPGGFAVNTLMWADQIREGVVRWPYAQAGRPLIHERDIAEVAALVLTGDGHAGKVYDLTGPEVVTQAEQVHLIGEAIGRPVRYEESPREVAREHLLAAWGNAAFVDSALDHWASIVAEPEPVTRTVEELTGAPARTFRQWAADHAADFR; the protein is encoded by the coding sequence ATGATTCTGATCATCGGAGCGACCGGGAACGTCGGCCGCCATATCGTTCCCCTGCTGCACACGGCCGGTGTCCCGGTGCGCGCGATGGTTCGCGACCCCGGCGCGGCCCGGCTACCGGAAGGAGTCGAGGTGGTCCGCGGGGACCTGGAGCGGCCGGAGACGGTGGAGGCGGCCCTGGCCGGGGTCGAATCGGTGTTCCTCCTCTGGCCCGGGTTCGCGGCCGAGCGCGCCGCGCCGATCGTGGAACTGGTCGCCGAGCACGCGCGCCGCATCGTCTACCTGTCGGCGATGTCCGCGGCGAGCATGTTCCACGGTGAGATCGAACGGCTGGTCGAAGAGTCCGGGCTGGAGTGGACGTTCCTGCGGCCGGGCGGGTTCGCGGTCAACACGCTGATGTGGGCGGACCAGATCCGCGAGGGCGTCGTGCGCTGGCCGTACGCGCAGGCGGGCAGGCCGTTGATCCACGAGCGGGACATCGCGGAGGTCGCCGCCCTCGTGTTGACCGGCGACGGGCACGCCGGAAAGGTCTACGACCTCACCGGGCCCGAGGTGGTGACCCAGGCCGAGCAGGTCCACCTCATCGGGGAAGCGATCGGCAGACCTGTGCGCTACGAGGAATCGCCCCGGGAGGTCGCGCGTGAACACCTGCTCGCCGCCTGGGGGAACGCCGCGTTCGTCGACTCGGCGCTCGATCACTGGGCGAGCATCGTCGCCGAACCGGAGCCGGTCACCCGCACGGTGGAGGAGCTGACCGGCGCCCCCGCCCGCACCTTCCGGCAGTGGGCGGCCGATCATGCCGCCGACTTCCGCTGA
- a CDS encoding metallophosphoesterase family protein, producing the protein MKVVVLSDTHAPRRWKGCPPPVAEHLRDADLILHAGDVCTAGVLDELAAYAPVHAVRGNNDGPDVTAPDTLELDLGGLRVAVIHDSGPAAGRVARLRRRFPTADLVVFGHSHIPLDHSENGLRIFNPGSPTDRRRQPHGTVGVLRIEDGRLAEAAIVPVT; encoded by the coding sequence ATGAAGGTGGTGGTGCTGTCCGACACCCACGCCCCTCGCCGGTGGAAGGGGTGCCCGCCGCCCGTGGCCGAGCACCTACGGGACGCGGACCTGATCCTGCACGCCGGTGACGTCTGCACGGCCGGGGTGCTCGACGAGCTGGCCGCCTACGCCCCGGTCCACGCGGTCAGGGGCAACAACGACGGGCCCGACGTGACCGCCCCCGACACCCTCGAACTGGACCTCGGCGGGCTGCGCGTGGCGGTGATCCACGACAGCGGGCCGGCCGCGGGACGCGTCGCCCGGCTGCGGCGCCGGTTCCCCACCGCGGACCTCGTGGTGTTCGGGCACTCGCACATCCCGCTGGACCACAGCGAGAACGGTCTGCGCATCTTCAACCCGGGCTCGCCCACCGACCGCCGCCGCCAGCCCCACGGGACCGTCGGCGTGCTGCGGATCGAGGACGGCCGCCTCGCCGAAGCCGCCATCGTCCCGGTCACCTGA
- a CDS encoding nitroreductase/quinone reductase family protein, with amino-acid sequence MPNDFNQQVIEEFRANGGRVGGPFEGGRLLLLTTTGARSGVPHTTPVGYLPDGGDRVLVIASAGGAPRHPDWFHNLVADPRVTVEDGVFTYEARAVVLEGAERDRAFARAAEADPGWAVYQAGTTRVIPVVALEQVAGGPPNAASWGEALRLIHDAFRRELALIRKEVAESGPRLGAQLRVNCLTLCRGLHHHHTNEDAGMFPHLAEHHPELAPALDRLRLEHERIAALLGDLQKVISADDADPALTLSEVERLTDELESHLTYEEEQLIPILDAPAS; translated from the coding sequence ATGCCGAACGATTTCAACCAGCAGGTCATCGAGGAGTTCCGCGCCAACGGGGGAAGGGTCGGAGGTCCTTTCGAAGGGGGGCGGTTGCTCCTGCTGACCACCACCGGGGCACGGTCCGGCGTCCCACACACGACCCCGGTCGGTTACCTTCCCGACGGCGGCGACCGGGTCCTCGTCATCGCCTCGGCCGGCGGCGCGCCGAGACATCCCGACTGGTTCCACAACCTGGTGGCCGACCCCCGGGTCACGGTCGAGGACGGCGTCTTCACCTACGAGGCGCGTGCCGTCGTCCTGGAGGGGGCCGAACGCGACCGCGCCTTCGCCCGCGCGGCCGAGGCCGACCCCGGGTGGGCTGTCTACCAGGCCGGGACGACACGCGTCATCCCCGTGGTCGCCCTCGAACAGGTCGCGGGCGGGCCGCCGAACGCGGCCTCGTGGGGCGAGGCCCTCAGGCTGATCCACGACGCGTTCCGGCGGGAGCTCGCGTTGATCCGCAAGGAGGTCGCCGAATCGGGCCCCCGGCTGGGCGCCCAGCTCCGGGTGAACTGCCTGACCCTCTGCCGGGGGCTGCACCACCACCACACCAACGAGGACGCCGGGATGTTCCCCCACCTCGCCGAGCACCACCCCGAACTGGCCCCGGCCCTGGACCGGTTGCGCCTGGAGCACGAGAGGATCGCGGCACTCCTCGGCGACCTGCAGAAGGTCATCTCCGCCGACGACGCGGACCCCGCCCTGACGCTCTCCGAGGTCGAGCGGCTCACCGACGAGCTCGAAAGCCATCTGACCTACGAGGAGGAGCAGCTGATCCCGATTCTCGACGCGCCGGCCTCCTGA
- a CDS encoding L-rhamnose mutarotase encodes MQRVCFLLKVRLERLDEYRRRHREVWPEMQEALSATGWHNYSLFLREDGLLVGYLETDDFEAARTAMAETDVNARWQAEMAPFFESLDGRPDEGMVALEEVFHLD; translated from the coding sequence ATGCAGCGTGTCTGCTTCCTGCTGAAGGTCCGGCTCGAGCGCCTGGACGAGTACCGCCGGCGCCACCGCGAGGTGTGGCCGGAGATGCAGGAGGCCCTGAGCGCCACCGGCTGGCACAACTACTCGCTGTTCCTGCGCGAGGACGGGCTGCTGGTCGGCTACCTGGAGACCGACGACTTCGAGGCGGCCCGGACCGCCATGGCCGAGACCGACGTCAACGCGCGCTGGCAGGCGGAGATGGCGCCGTTCTTCGAGAGCCTCGACGGCCGCCCCGACGAGGGCATGGTGGCGCTGGAGGAGGTCTTCCACCTCGACTGA
- a CDS encoding glycosyltransferase family 2 protein has translation MTAPVTVVVATRDRRDDLARSLPRHEGPVILLDNGSADDTAASVRRRFPHVEVVELGRNLGAPARNTGVRLAATPYVAFADDDSWWAPGALERAADVLDAHPRLGLLAGRVLVGPQQRPDPVCSRMAASPLGTEPDLPGPSVLGFLACGAVVRREAYLAAGGFDDVVFFFGEEERLALDMAAAGWGLAYVEDVVAHHHPSPARSPRARRALAARNRVLTAVMRRPWPVVARTVLAAARDGRDGRAGLRAAVPRLPRALTGRRLLPPAVEAARRALDAAAHAPAPVTGTPPS, from the coding sequence ATGACGGCACCCGTGACGGTGGTGGTGGCCACCCGGGACCGCCGGGACGACCTCGCCCGATCGCTGCCCCGCCACGAGGGTCCGGTGATCCTCCTCGACAACGGTTCCGCGGACGACACCGCCGCCTCCGTCCGCAGGCGGTTCCCCCACGTCGAGGTGGTCGAACTGGGACGCAACCTCGGCGCGCCGGCCCGCAACACGGGGGTGCGGCTCGCCGCCACCCCCTACGTCGCCTTCGCCGACGACGACTCCTGGTGGGCACCCGGAGCACTGGAGCGCGCCGCGGACGTGCTCGACGCCCACCCACGCCTGGGCCTGCTGGCCGGACGCGTCCTGGTGGGTCCCCAGCAGCGTCCGGACCCGGTCTGCTCCCGGATGGCCGCCTCCCCGCTGGGGACCGAGCCCGACCTGCCCGGCCCGAGCGTGCTGGGCTTTCTGGCCTGCGGGGCCGTGGTGCGCCGGGAGGCGTACCTGGCCGCCGGGGGCTTCGACGACGTGGTCTTCTTCTTCGGGGAGGAGGAGCGGCTCGCCCTGGACATGGCCGCCGCCGGGTGGGGACTCGCCTACGTCGAGGACGTCGTGGCCCACCATCACCCCTCCCCCGCGCGCTCCCCTCGTGCCCGGCGAGCGCTCGCCGCCCGGAACCGGGTGCTCACCGCGGTCATGCGCCGCCCCTGGCCGGTGGTGGCGCGCACCGTCCTGGCCGCCGCCCGCGACGGACGCGACGGGCGGGCCGGGCTGCGGGCCGCCGTACCCCGCCTCCCCCGGGCCCTGACCGGTCGCCGCCTCCTGCCACCGGCCGTGGAGGCGGCCCGGCGGGCACTGGACGCCGCGGCGCACGCCCCGGCCCCGGTGACCGGCACACCCCCTTCCTGA
- a CDS encoding DUF6098 family protein, giving the protein MGSGIPVIASLSELVELLGTRQGLFIRWSPELDRDVVGGCSRDALTGAPLPGLSANPLDVESWWGDRSPRLWAARRLYDYSHIREHRGPGVRAWVLAGEEVGRGPDNEPLIECHEVLGAVDDAVMKEAYDLVSAQRSEVWGTLDRQRRPG; this is encoded by the coding sequence ATGGGTTCGGGGATACCGGTGATCGCCAGCCTGTCGGAACTGGTGGAACTGCTGGGCACGCGGCAGGGGCTCTTCATCCGGTGGTCTCCGGAGCTGGACCGGGATGTGGTCGGCGGCTGCAGCCGCGACGCGCTCACCGGCGCGCCGCTGCCCGGTCTGTCGGCCAACCCGCTGGACGTCGAGAGCTGGTGGGGCGACCGTTCACCGCGGCTGTGGGCCGCGCGGCGGCTGTACGACTACTCCCACATCCGCGAGCACCGCGGCCCCGGAGTCAGGGCATGGGTGCTCGCGGGGGAGGAGGTGGGAAGGGGGCCCGACAACGAGCCTCTCATCGAGTGCCACGAGGTGCTGGGCGCCGTCGACGACGCCGTGATGAAGGAGGCGTACGACCTCGTCAGCGCACAGCGGTCCGAGGTGTGGGGGACACTCGACCGTCAGCGGAGGCCCGGCTGA